The DNA region TCGACGTCTTTGCCGCAGAACTCGATCTTGCCGAGCTAGGGTTCAGCGGGGTCGATCCCGAGGTAACCGGCCGGCCTTCGTATCATCCGTCGGTCCTGCTGAAGCTCTACATCTACGGCTATCTCAACCGGGTTCAGTCGAGCCGCCGGCTCGAGCGTGAGGCCGGACGCAACGTTGAGGTCATGTGGCTGACGGGTCGGCTCGTTCCCGATCACAAGACCATTGCCGATTTCCGGAGGGACAATGGTACTGCCATCCGCGAAGTGTGCGCACGCTTCATCGCGCTGTGCCGCACGATGGGCCTGCTCACGGAAGCCTGCGTCGCGATCGACGGCAGCAAGTTCAAGGCGGTGAACAACCGCGATAAGAACTTCACGCGCGCCAAGATGGACCGACGCATGGCGCAGATCAAGGAGAGCGTCGCGCGCTATCTGCAGCAGCTCGACACTGCCGACCGGCAGGAGCCGTCCGAGGCGCTCAAGACCAAGACGAGCCGCCTGAAAGAGAAGATCGAGAAGCTGAAGGAGGAGATGCAGCGTCTCGAGATTCTCAAGGTGAAAATGCTCGCCACACCGGACCAGCAGATATCGCTGACGGATCCCGATTCCCGCTCGATGGCGACGAGCGGCCGAGGCTCCGGTATCGTCGGCTACAACGTCCAGGTCGCGGTCGACACCGAGCATCATCTGATCATCACGCATGAGGTGACCAACGTCGGT from Candidatus Saccharimonadia bacterium includes:
- a CDS encoding IS1182 family transposase: MRRFVEGTDRGQSALFPECLEDWIGEDNPVRVIDVFAAELDLAELGFSGVDPEVTGRPSYHPSVLLKLYIYGYLNRVQSSRRLEREAGRNVEVMWLTGRLVPDHKTIADFRRDNGTAIREVCARFIALCRTMGLLTEACVAIDGSKFKAVNNRDKNFTRAKMDRRMAQIKESVARYLQQLDTADRQEPSEALKTKTSRLKEKIEKLKEEMQRLEILKVKMLATPDQQISLTDPDSRSMATSGRGSGIVGYNVQVAVDTEHHLIITHEVTNVGNDRSQLSPVAKRAKATLEVENLDAVADRGYFDSEEILACEEAGITVTLPKPMTSGINVRGRFGKQDFRYVAEQDVYICPAGKRLAYHYTNEEHGLVLRRYWTNACQSCAIKHSCTTGKERRITRWEHEHVLEAVQRRLDEHPEKMR